A section of the Delphinus delphis chromosome 1, mDelDel1.2, whole genome shotgun sequence genome encodes:
- the AZIN2 gene encoding antizyme inhibitor 2 isoform X1 codes for MAGCLSEADFVMVEEGFSTRDLLEQLTLGASQATTEEVAAFFVADLGAVVRKHFCFLKCLPRVRPFYAVKCNNSPGVLKVLAELGLGFSCANKAEMELVQHIGVPASKIIYANPCKQIAHIKYAAKHGVRLLSFDNEMELAKVVKSHPSAKGAACLLRMVLCIATDDSHSRSRLSLKFGVSLKSCRQLLEDAKRNHVEVVGVSFHIGSGCPDPQAYARSIADARLVFEMGAELGHRMHILDLGGGFPGVEGAKVRFEEISSVVNSALDLYFPEGCGVDILAKLGRYYVTSAFTLAVSIIAKKEVLLEQPGREEENGSAPKTILYQLSEGEYGIFNSVLFDNTCPTPILPKKPSTEQPLYSSSLWGPVIDGCDCIAEGLWLPQLHVGDWLVFENMGAYTVGMGSLLGGAQTCRITHAMSRVAWEALRGQLLPAEQDEDAEGTCRPLSCGWEITDTLCMGPVFTPASIM; via the exons GAAGAGGTCGCTGCCTTCTTTGTGGCCGACCTGGGAGCTGTAGTGCGAAAGCACTTCTGCTTTCTGAAGTGCCTGCCGCGAGTCCGACCCTTTTACGCTGTCAAGTGCAACAACAGCCCGGGTGTGCTGAAGGTCCTGGCCGAGCTAGGACTGGGCTTCAGCTGTGCCAACAAG GCAGAGATGGAGTTGGTCCAGCATATTGGTGTCCCCGCCAGTAAGATCATCTACGCCAACCCCTGTAAGCAAATTGCACACATCAAGTATGCTGCCAAGCATGGCGTCCGGCTGCTGAGCTTTGACAACGAGATGGAGCTGGCAAAGGTGGTAAAAAGCCACCCCAGTGCCAA AGGTGCCGCGTGTCTCCTCAGGATGGTTCTGTGCATTGCCACCGATGACTCCCACTCCCGGAGCCGCCTGAGCCTCAAGTTCGGAGTGTCGCTGAAATCGTGCAGACAACTGCTTGAAGATGCCAAGAGGAACCACGTAGAGGTGGTGGGTGTGAG tTTTCACATTGGCAGTGGCTGTCCTGACCCTCAGGCCTACGCTCGGTCCATCGCAGACGCCCGGCTTGTGTTTGAAATGGGTGCTGAGCTGGGCCACAGGATGCACATCCTGGACCTTGGCGGCGGCTTCCCTGGAGTGGAGGGGGCCAAAGTGAGATTCGAAGAG ATTTCTTCTGTGGTCAACTCAGCCTTGGACCTGTACTTCCCGGAGGGCTGTGGTGTGGACATCCTCGCCAAGCTGGGGCGCTACTATGTGACCTCGGCCTTCACCTTGGCAGTCAGCATCATCGCCAAGAAGGAGGTTCTTCTGGAACAGCCTGGAAGGGAGG agGAAAACGGTTCCGCCCCCAAGACCATCCTGTACCAACTCAGTGAGGGCGAGTATGGAATCTTCAACTCAGTCCTGTTTGACAACACCTGCCCTACCCCCATCCTGCCGAAG AAACCATCCACGGAGCAGCCCCTGTACAGCAGCAGCCTATGGGGCCCAGTGATCGATGGCTGTGACTGCATAGCTGAGGGCCTGTGGCTGCCGCAACTACATGTAGGGGACTGGCTGGTCTTTGAGAACATGGGCGCCTACACCGTGGGCATGGGTTCCCTCCTCGGGGGCGCCCAGACCTGCCGTATCACCCATGCCATGTCCCGGGTGGCCTG GGAAGCCCTGCGAGGGCAGCTGCTGCCTGCAGAACAGGATGAGGACGCCGAGGGCACGTGCAGGCCTCTGTCCTGTGGCTGGGAGATCACAGACACCTTGTGCATGGGCCCTGTCTTCACCCCGGCGAGCATCATGTGA
- the AZIN2 gene encoding antizyme inhibitor 2 isoform X2, producing MAGCLSEADFVMVEEGFSTRDLLEQLTLGASQATTEEVAAFFVADLGAVVRKHFCFLKCLPRVRPFYAVKCNNSPGVLKVLAELGLGFSCANKAEMELVQHIGVPASKIIYANPCKQIAHIKYAAKHGVRLLSFDNEMELAKVVKSHPSAKMVLCIATDDSHSRSRLSLKFGVSLKSCRQLLEDAKRNHVEVVGVSFHIGSGCPDPQAYARSIADARLVFEMGAELGHRMHILDLGGGFPGVEGAKVRFEEISSVVNSALDLYFPEGCGVDILAKLGRYYVTSAFTLAVSIIAKKEVLLEQPGREEENGSAPKTILYQLSEGEYGIFNSVLFDNTCPTPILPKKPSTEQPLYSSSLWGPVIDGCDCIAEGLWLPQLHVGDWLVFENMGAYTVGMGSLLGGAQTCRITHAMSRVAWEALRGQLLPAEQDEDAEGTCRPLSCGWEITDTLCMGPVFTPASIM from the exons GAAGAGGTCGCTGCCTTCTTTGTGGCCGACCTGGGAGCTGTAGTGCGAAAGCACTTCTGCTTTCTGAAGTGCCTGCCGCGAGTCCGACCCTTTTACGCTGTCAAGTGCAACAACAGCCCGGGTGTGCTGAAGGTCCTGGCCGAGCTAGGACTGGGCTTCAGCTGTGCCAACAAG GCAGAGATGGAGTTGGTCCAGCATATTGGTGTCCCCGCCAGTAAGATCATCTACGCCAACCCCTGTAAGCAAATTGCACACATCAAGTATGCTGCCAAGCATGGCGTCCGGCTGCTGAGCTTTGACAACGAGATGGAGCTGGCAAAGGTGGTAAAAAGCCACCCCAGTGCCAA GATGGTTCTGTGCATTGCCACCGATGACTCCCACTCCCGGAGCCGCCTGAGCCTCAAGTTCGGAGTGTCGCTGAAATCGTGCAGACAACTGCTTGAAGATGCCAAGAGGAACCACGTAGAGGTGGTGGGTGTGAG tTTTCACATTGGCAGTGGCTGTCCTGACCCTCAGGCCTACGCTCGGTCCATCGCAGACGCCCGGCTTGTGTTTGAAATGGGTGCTGAGCTGGGCCACAGGATGCACATCCTGGACCTTGGCGGCGGCTTCCCTGGAGTGGAGGGGGCCAAAGTGAGATTCGAAGAG ATTTCTTCTGTGGTCAACTCAGCCTTGGACCTGTACTTCCCGGAGGGCTGTGGTGTGGACATCCTCGCCAAGCTGGGGCGCTACTATGTGACCTCGGCCTTCACCTTGGCAGTCAGCATCATCGCCAAGAAGGAGGTTCTTCTGGAACAGCCTGGAAGGGAGG agGAAAACGGTTCCGCCCCCAAGACCATCCTGTACCAACTCAGTGAGGGCGAGTATGGAATCTTCAACTCAGTCCTGTTTGACAACACCTGCCCTACCCCCATCCTGCCGAAG AAACCATCCACGGAGCAGCCCCTGTACAGCAGCAGCCTATGGGGCCCAGTGATCGATGGCTGTGACTGCATAGCTGAGGGCCTGTGGCTGCCGCAACTACATGTAGGGGACTGGCTGGTCTTTGAGAACATGGGCGCCTACACCGTGGGCATGGGTTCCCTCCTCGGGGGCGCCCAGACCTGCCGTATCACCCATGCCATGTCCCGGGTGGCCTG GGAAGCCCTGCGAGGGCAGCTGCTGCCTGCAGAACAGGATGAGGACGCCGAGGGCACGTGCAGGCCTCTGTCCTGTGGCTGGGAGATCACAGACACCTTGTGCATGGGCCCTGTCTTCACCCCGGCGAGCATCATGTGA
- the AZIN2 gene encoding antizyme inhibitor 2 isoform X3, translating to MAGCLSEADFVMVEEGFSTRDLLEQLTLGASQATTEEVAAFFVADLGAVVRKHFCFLKCLPRVRPFYAVKCNNSPGVLKVLAELGLGFSCANKAEMELVQHIGVPASKIIYANPCKQIAHIKYAAKHGVRLLSFDNEMELAKVVKSHPSAKGAACLLRMVLCIATDDSHSRSRLSLKFGVSLKSCRQLLEDAKRNHVEVVGVSFHIGSGCPDPQAYARSIADARLVFEMGAELGHRMHILDLGGGFPGVEGAKVRFEEISSVVNSALDLYFPEGCGVDILAKLGRYYVTSAFTLAVSIIAKKEVLLEQPGREEENGSAPKTILYQLSEGEYGIFNSVLFDNTCPTPILPKKPSTEQPLYSSSLWGPVIDGCDCIAEGLWLPQLHVGDWLVFENMGAYTVGMGSLLGGAQTCRITHAMSRVAWGTG from the exons GAAGAGGTCGCTGCCTTCTTTGTGGCCGACCTGGGAGCTGTAGTGCGAAAGCACTTCTGCTTTCTGAAGTGCCTGCCGCGAGTCCGACCCTTTTACGCTGTCAAGTGCAACAACAGCCCGGGTGTGCTGAAGGTCCTGGCCGAGCTAGGACTGGGCTTCAGCTGTGCCAACAAG GCAGAGATGGAGTTGGTCCAGCATATTGGTGTCCCCGCCAGTAAGATCATCTACGCCAACCCCTGTAAGCAAATTGCACACATCAAGTATGCTGCCAAGCATGGCGTCCGGCTGCTGAGCTTTGACAACGAGATGGAGCTGGCAAAGGTGGTAAAAAGCCACCCCAGTGCCAA AGGTGCCGCGTGTCTCCTCAGGATGGTTCTGTGCATTGCCACCGATGACTCCCACTCCCGGAGCCGCCTGAGCCTCAAGTTCGGAGTGTCGCTGAAATCGTGCAGACAACTGCTTGAAGATGCCAAGAGGAACCACGTAGAGGTGGTGGGTGTGAG tTTTCACATTGGCAGTGGCTGTCCTGACCCTCAGGCCTACGCTCGGTCCATCGCAGACGCCCGGCTTGTGTTTGAAATGGGTGCTGAGCTGGGCCACAGGATGCACATCCTGGACCTTGGCGGCGGCTTCCCTGGAGTGGAGGGGGCCAAAGTGAGATTCGAAGAG ATTTCTTCTGTGGTCAACTCAGCCTTGGACCTGTACTTCCCGGAGGGCTGTGGTGTGGACATCCTCGCCAAGCTGGGGCGCTACTATGTGACCTCGGCCTTCACCTTGGCAGTCAGCATCATCGCCAAGAAGGAGGTTCTTCTGGAACAGCCTGGAAGGGAGG agGAAAACGGTTCCGCCCCCAAGACCATCCTGTACCAACTCAGTGAGGGCGAGTATGGAATCTTCAACTCAGTCCTGTTTGACAACACCTGCCCTACCCCCATCCTGCCGAAG AAACCATCCACGGAGCAGCCCCTGTACAGCAGCAGCCTATGGGGCCCAGTGATCGATGGCTGTGACTGCATAGCTGAGGGCCTGTGGCTGCCGCAACTACATGTAGGGGACTGGCTGGTCTTTGAGAACATGGGCGCCTACACCGTGGGCATGGGTTCCCTCCTCGGGGGCGCCCAGACCTGCCGTATCACCCATGCCATGTCCCGGGTGGCCTG GGGCACAGGATAG
- the AZIN2 gene encoding antizyme inhibitor 2 isoform X4, whose product MELVQHIGVPASKIIYANPCKQIAHIKYAAKHGVRLLSFDNEMELAKVVKSHPSAKGAACLLRMVLCIATDDSHSRSRLSLKFGVSLKSCRQLLEDAKRNHVEVVGVSFHIGSGCPDPQAYARSIADARLVFEMGAELGHRMHILDLGGGFPGVEGAKVRFEEISSVVNSALDLYFPEGCGVDILAKLGRYYVTSAFTLAVSIIAKKEVLLEQPGREEENGSAPKTILYQLSEGEYGIFNSVLFDNTCPTPILPKKPSTEQPLYSSSLWGPVIDGCDCIAEGLWLPQLHVGDWLVFENMGAYTVGMGSLLGGAQTCRITHAMSRVAWEALRGQLLPAEQDEDAEGTCRPLSCGWEITDTLCMGPVFTPASIM is encoded by the exons ATGGAGTTGGTCCAGCATATTGGTGTCCCCGCCAGTAAGATCATCTACGCCAACCCCTGTAAGCAAATTGCACACATCAAGTATGCTGCCAAGCATGGCGTCCGGCTGCTGAGCTTTGACAACGAGATGGAGCTGGCAAAGGTGGTAAAAAGCCACCCCAGTGCCAA AGGTGCCGCGTGTCTCCTCAGGATGGTTCTGTGCATTGCCACCGATGACTCCCACTCCCGGAGCCGCCTGAGCCTCAAGTTCGGAGTGTCGCTGAAATCGTGCAGACAACTGCTTGAAGATGCCAAGAGGAACCACGTAGAGGTGGTGGGTGTGAG tTTTCACATTGGCAGTGGCTGTCCTGACCCTCAGGCCTACGCTCGGTCCATCGCAGACGCCCGGCTTGTGTTTGAAATGGGTGCTGAGCTGGGCCACAGGATGCACATCCTGGACCTTGGCGGCGGCTTCCCTGGAGTGGAGGGGGCCAAAGTGAGATTCGAAGAG ATTTCTTCTGTGGTCAACTCAGCCTTGGACCTGTACTTCCCGGAGGGCTGTGGTGTGGACATCCTCGCCAAGCTGGGGCGCTACTATGTGACCTCGGCCTTCACCTTGGCAGTCAGCATCATCGCCAAGAAGGAGGTTCTTCTGGAACAGCCTGGAAGGGAGG agGAAAACGGTTCCGCCCCCAAGACCATCCTGTACCAACTCAGTGAGGGCGAGTATGGAATCTTCAACTCAGTCCTGTTTGACAACACCTGCCCTACCCCCATCCTGCCGAAG AAACCATCCACGGAGCAGCCCCTGTACAGCAGCAGCCTATGGGGCCCAGTGATCGATGGCTGTGACTGCATAGCTGAGGGCCTGTGGCTGCCGCAACTACATGTAGGGGACTGGCTGGTCTTTGAGAACATGGGCGCCTACACCGTGGGCATGGGTTCCCTCCTCGGGGGCGCCCAGACCTGCCGTATCACCCATGCCATGTCCCGGGTGGCCTG GGAAGCCCTGCGAGGGCAGCTGCTGCCTGCAGAACAGGATGAGGACGCCGAGGGCACGTGCAGGCCTCTGTCCTGTGGCTGGGAGATCACAGACACCTTGTGCATGGGCCCTGTCTTCACCCCGGCGAGCATCATGTGA